Genomic DNA from Pelosinus sp. UFO1:
GATGATAGGGGTATAGTCGCCACCTTTGCTCCCATTCGGCTCTCTAAAAATCGCGCAACACGATAACTGGCTGTCCTGGCAAAGGCTCCTAAGTCCAAATAGCCATTTAAAGCAGCGCTCAGACTTGGACTCTCACAGTTTGACAGTACTTGGAAAGCTAACACAATAATTGATTTTGCATCAGGACGAAATTTGGTAATTTCATAGGATTTGGGGCTATTATAATCATCTGCACTTGCAAACCCAACGTCATCAACACCCAAATTTAGAATAAACTCTTGAATTTTTTCCTTCATCAAATATCACTCCTATATTATTTTTAAATACCTGTATCTCGAAAAATCGACTCTTATCTTAAAGAAAGGGCAAAACCACAAATAATCTTAAAATGAGCATTTTACGTGTATATACACCCAAGTTGATAAGAAAAATGCTGGTAGACCTTTTTTTATCTCCAGCCTTACAGCAAAGGCTTCTAGTACTATGCAAAATTTCATTGTCCCAAGGCTTCTAATCTAGCCATTAGCTTAACCAAGGTAATTAGATCTTCTTCACCAAGATATTCCTTCAATGCAGATTGTGCCTCTTCCCACAGTCGCCAAGCTTTTATTGTAATCTCTTTTCCTGTTTCAGATAATATTACTTCTTTTACGCGGGGGTCTTTTCCAGGATGAATGACCAGTAGCCCAGCATCCACTAATGGTTTCAAATTGCGGTTCAATGTAGTACGATCAATCCGCATCGCT
This window encodes:
- a CDS encoding MarR family winged helix-turn-helix transcriptional regulator codes for the protein MKHVTEHAPKTSSLCNCLNIRRGSRAVTQFYDKILEPSGLKITQLSLLRHVEQLEPIAISELAKAMRIDRTTLNRNLKPLVDAGLLVIHPGKDPRVKEVILSETGKEITIKAWRLWEEAQSALKEYLGEEDLITLVKLMARLEALGQ